A stretch of the Planctomycetia bacterium genome encodes the following:
- a CDS encoding HAD-IIB family hydrolase, giving the protein MLVTDLDGTVLGDVQALERFHAWRSGVGRHYAVVYATGRTCVDVARLVAGGQLPAPTYTIGALGTELSEHAAGGKAAIGPPFGDQSWQTRQVKRVLSAMRELEVQPEEFQSPYKVSYFLERATTEQLKLVGAALSQARIQFEMIYSGERFLDILPLGVSKGATAKMLAAKLGVSPREVIASGDSGNDVSLFRHGFRGVLVGNAETALAREVQGDIYHSPLTHADGVLDGLKYWESVAKKQDSDCGAPSAVHS; this is encoded by the coding sequence ATGTTAGTCACCGATCTCGACGGCACCGTCCTTGGAGACGTCCAGGCGCTCGAGCGCTTCCACGCTTGGCGCTCCGGCGTGGGACGTCATTACGCGGTCGTCTATGCCACCGGACGCACGTGCGTGGATGTGGCGCGCTTGGTTGCCGGCGGACAACTTCCCGCACCGACTTACACAATCGGCGCGCTGGGTACGGAGCTGTCGGAACACGCCGCTGGCGGCAAGGCCGCCATCGGGCCACCCTTCGGAGACCAAAGCTGGCAAACGCGCCAAGTGAAACGCGTACTGTCAGCGATGCGTGAATTGGAAGTACAGCCGGAGGAGTTTCAATCTCCTTACAAGGTGAGCTACTTCCTCGAACGTGCGACTACCGAACAACTCAAATTGGTGGGTGCGGCGCTGTCGCAGGCGCGGATTCAGTTCGAAATGATTTATAGCGGCGAGCGTTTTCTCGATATCCTCCCGCTGGGCGTGAGCAAGGGAGCCACCGCCAAGATGCTGGCGGCGAAGCTCGGCGTTTCGCCGCGCGAAGTCATCGCATCCGGAGACTCGGGCAACGACGTTTCCCTCTTCCGGCACGGCTTCCGAGGCGTGCTCGTCGGCAACGCCGAAACCGCTTTGGCTCGCGAGGTTCAGGGCGATATCTATCACTCGCCGTTAACCCATGCCGATGGCGTGCTGGACGGATTGAAGTACTGGGAGTCTGTCGCGAAGAAGCAAGACTCAGACT